A window of Theropithecus gelada isolate Dixy chromosome 14, Tgel_1.0, whole genome shotgun sequence contains these coding sequences:
- the LOC112607079 gene encoding 60S ribosomal protein L39, giving the protein MSSHKTFRIKRFLAKKQKQNRPIPQWIRMKTGNKIRYNSKRRHWRRTKLGL; this is encoded by the coding sequence ATGTCTTCTCACAAGACTTTCAGGATTAAGCGATTCCTggccaagaaacaaaagcaaaatcgcCCCATTCCCCAGTGGATTcggatgaaaactggaaataaaataagGTACAACTCCAAAAGGAGACATTGGAGAAGAACCAAGCTGGGTCTATAA